In one Oncorhynchus nerka isolate Pitt River linkage group LG7, Oner_Uvic_2.0, whole genome shotgun sequence genomic region, the following are encoded:
- the LOC115131530 gene encoding LOW QUALITY PROTEIN: protein misato homolog 1 (The sequence of the model RefSeq protein was modified relative to this genomic sequence to represent the inferred CDS: inserted 1 base in 1 codon) — protein sequence MGSLCREIVTLQLGHYSNFVGTHWWNLQDASLTYDPDAPPGELQNDVLFREGQTFGGHITYTPRLIAMDLKGSLQTLRQEGSLYETGKDPTAITWEGNVMVHKESLPTKNSFLLDLDKLDKGEILAEVDFDPTPVPHCSGTLAMETVNSRLERAQKGYRLEGSVRVWSDFLRIHLHPRTISVIHEYNHDGEAHRLETFGXGEALLQGSVLEDLEDRLHFFIEECDYLQGFQVLCDLADGFSGLGSKVTEMLQDSYGGRGILTWGLAPVSHPDTTPMKELYHLLNYSLGMVHMANNSSFFCPLTLKGGLGRRPAQPPSFPHLNYDPSMWYHSSSVLALALDSLTVPYRLRHNSTPMWEFADALAVSGRKVVAAYGALPFPMMQGCSLPDALGDCADVLPWKPLSACPELGDGHCFGQSVTLKGLEGQSLVSQLRPGMQPPTQLHSLDCGEEVLASYINAHYPATPFSVQLVSSPSKLTPPFPQIFSQSLGPQGFLQSQAPPPKKRSCAVSSLPVLTSLQSSPALGPWLSELHRGASTLDPRRIAPSFLSQGPELTDFQESLEQLHLLARCYRNDSGGMMCSSSEEDDDD from the exons ATGGGTAGCCTGTGTAGAGAAATCGTCACTCTTCAACTCGGGCACTATTCAAACTTCGTTGGCACACATTGGTGGAATTTACAG GATGCCTCGCTGACCTATGACCCAGATGCACCCCCAGGCGAGCTCCAGAATGATGTTCTCTTCAGAGAGGGGCAAACCTTTGGGGGTCATATTACCTACACCCCCCGCCTGATCGCTATGGACCTCAAAG GTAGCCttcagacactgagacaggaggggagcCTCTATGAGACTGGGAAGGATCCCACTGCTATCACATG GGAGGGAAATGTAATGGTACACAAAGAGAGCCTGCCAACAAAGAACTCCTTCCTCCTAGACCTGGACAAGCTAGAC AAGGGGGAGATATTGGCTGAGGTTGATTTTGACCCAACTCCAGTGCCTCACTGTTCAG GGACTTTAGCCATGGAGACGGTGAACAGCCGCTTGGAGCGCGCTCAGAAGGGCTATCGACTGGAGGGCAGTGTGAGGGTATGGTCGGACTTCTTGAGGATCCACCTGCACCCCCGCACAATCTCTGTCATCCACGAGTACAACCATGACGG GGAGGCCCACCGCCTGGAAACGTTTG CAGGGGAGGCTCTGCTTCAGGGCTCAGTGCTGGAGGATCTAGAGGACAGACTACACTTCTTCATAGAGGAATGTGACTACCTACAG gggTTCCAGGTGCTCTGTGACCTGGCTGATGGCTTCTCTGGCCTGGGTTCAAAGGTCACCGAGATGCTGCAGGACTCCTATGGGGGACGGGGCATCCTTACCTGGGGGCTCGCACCTGTTAGTCACCCAGACACA ACCCCGATGAAGGAGCTCTACCACCTGTTGAACTACTCCTTAGGCATGGTCCACATGGCCAATAACAGCTCGTTCTTCTGCCCTTTGACCCTGAAGGGCGGGCTGGGCAGACGGCCCGCCCAACCCCCCTCCTTCCCCCACCTCAACTACGAC CCTTCAATGTGGTACCACTCCAGCTCTGTGCTGGCTCTGGCCCTGGACTCCCTTACTGTCCCTTACAGGCTGAGGCACAACAGCACCCCCATGTGGGAGTTTGCAGACGCACTGGCAGTGTCCGGGAGAAAG GTGGTGGCTGCGTATGGAGCCCTCCCCTTTCCGATGATGCAGGGGTGCTCTCTCCCCGACGCCCTAGGTGACTGCGCGGATGTGTTGCCATGGAAACCCCTATCGGCTTGCCCCGAGCTGGGCGATGGCCACTGCTTCGGCCAATCAGTGACCCTCAAGGGTTTAGAGGGGCAGAGTCTGGTCAG CCAGCTGAGACCAGGGATGCAGCCGCCCACCCAGCTGCATAGCCTTGACTGTGGGGAAGAGGTGCTAGCCTCCTACATCAATGCTCACTACCCCGCTACGCCTTT TTCGGTCCAGCTTGTATCCAGCCCCAGTAAGCTGACCCCGCCCTTCCCACAGATATTCAGCCAATCCTTGGGTCCTCAGGGCTTTCTGCAGAGTCAAGCCCCTCCCCCCAAAA AGCGGTCCTGTGCGGTCTCCTCCCTCCCCGTGCTCACCTCCCTGCAGTCTTCTCCGGCCCTGGGCCCGTGGCTGTCGGAGCTGCACCGCGGTGCCAGCACCCTGGACCCCCGCCGCATCGCCCCCAGCTTCCTCTCCCAGGGGCCTGAGCTGACCGACTTCCAGGAGTCCCTGGAGCAACTCCACCTCCTGGCCCGCTGTTACCGCAACGATAGCGGAGGCATGATGTGCTCCTCCTCGGAAGAGGACGACgatgattga